The region TGGGTTTCAACTTCAAGTTAGCTGCTCGGAAACAGGCAAAAGCTTCGACAAGTCGATTAAGATGACTTCCCAAGTCAGTGCTGAAAACAATAACATCGTCCAGATACACAGTTTTCCATGCTACGGGGTCCAAAACCAGAGCCATCAGCTGTGAAAACGACGCAGGTGCATTGGTTAGCCCGAATGGCATGACGTCCCATTCGAATAAGCACCTTTCTGTAGCGAAGGCTGTTCTGCTTCGTCTACCTCACTCACAGGCATCTGCCAGTATCCACTTGCAAGAGCGAGTGACGAAAACCACGCAGAATCCAAGTGATGGCTCACTTGGATTCTGCTTTCTTTGCGAGGACTATCGGGCTTGACCAAGCTCCATGTGACTCGCGTATCAAACCCTGTTCTAGAAGTTGATCAGTCGTGTCTGACACAAATTTTTGTCGATGAGGTGGTATTCGACGAGGGTTTCGCTTAATGGGACGAGTATCCTTGGTGTCAATTTCGTGTTCTATTAGGCTGGTGCGCCCCAGATCGAAATCACCTGTCGAGAACACATCAATGTTGCTCCGGATTACACTGGTAAATTCCTTTTTGGTCTCCTACAGAATCCCCAAGTCCCCAATC is a window of Tubulanus polymorphus chromosome 2, tnTubPoly1.2, whole genome shotgun sequence DNA encoding:
- the LOC141900826 gene encoding uncharacterized protein LOC141900826, giving the protein MVIVDDITQDCLLGSDFFESFNCKIDFGLKELTFGTIENLKSLGLMAAKVVATPSKNRTPVRLETKKEFTSVIRSNIDVFSTGDFDLGRTSLIEHEIDTKDTRPIKRNPRRIPPHRQKFVSDTTDQLLEQGLIRESHGAWSSPIVLAKKAESK